One window of the Rubinisphaera margarita genome contains the following:
- a CDS encoding class I tRNA ligase family protein, producing MFQKVSDSDFIRGEHSALKFWSSREIFRKLREKNAGRPKWSFLDGPITANNPMGVHHAWGRTYKDAFQRYFAMSGHELRYQNGFDCQGLWVEVEVEKQLGLGTKTAINDYGIDQFVNECKRRVLNFAARQTEQSQRLGYWMEWDSPNELRKLAENVGSDGAIEYETARGEKVSDAAHRIVSRLGNPDWGGSYFTFSTENNETIWTFLKKCFNRGKVYRGHDVMPWSGRSGSAYSQMEIADGRKLTVHRSLFVKFPLKERENESLLVWTTTPWTLTSNVAAAVNPDLDYLKVRMKRDGQIYYFAKENLNYKRLDKEFKEGFGRPEWSWPDDIGKLKTLAQILKEQGGFEELGTIKGAEMVGWKYTGPFDELPAQSQPGGYPPEKNLMDKTAVDCHLVVDGGRDSKGNAHVVAGEGTGIVHTAPGCGDVDHKIGIELGIVGIAPLGENGLFQEGFGEFTGRNAIDQETVDLVIEKLQEKGLLVSVEKYPHIYPHCWRTGDELVFRLVDEWFIDMDWREEIKDVTRQIKWLPDSIDGQNREVEWLTNMRDWMISKKRFWGLALPIWINPDDPSDFEVIGSLAELKERAVEGWDVLEGNTPHRPWIDAVKIKSEKTGAVLSRIEDVGNPWLDAGITPFSTMGYNTHRDMWEKWYPADFVTECFPGQFRNWFYSLLSLSTMMRYDETDDPAMKRPFKTLLGHRLVMDELGRPMHKSDGTAIWFEEAAEQLGVDTLRWMYLNQNPAVDLRFGLRDRDQPVALETPEGTITETLEGSPTCKVTSKPADEIRRQFLIPLWNSYAFFVNYARLDEFNPNDEQIPYADRQEIDRWILSRLQTLIQVAHESFQAYDTSRFVTTAGQFIDDLSNWYIRRNRRRFWRSKDVNDSDKRAAYQTLHEVIVTLCQLLAPVIPFLAERIYQNLVFGRDLVAGNADSSADSSWPESVHLCDYPQVKAELLDEELNARTATAQRVVKLGHQVREMTNMRVRQPLAEIRVTCSDAAQKAAIEQFAGVIQDELNVKKITAVENLDGIVQYAYKPNLKTVGPKYGKLLGKIRQDLPNLDGQLLAPLRSGQAVTVEIGGESITLEPEDVLVSTEQSSEWGTADEQGVQVAISTVLSEELIAEGMARDFVRHIQQARKDANLEIEDRIQIRYAAGEDQIQQMIEAWQDYISTETLADSISRQDSVQNGKTVNVGDFSVDLAVAVS from the coding sequence ATGTTTCAAAAGGTCTCCGATTCCGACTTCATTCGCGGCGAACATTCGGCTCTGAAGTTCTGGTCCAGCCGCGAGATTTTCCGCAAGCTGCGGGAAAAGAACGCCGGTCGCCCGAAATGGTCGTTCCTGGATGGCCCGATCACGGCCAACAACCCCATGGGCGTGCACCATGCGTGGGGACGGACGTATAAGGATGCATTTCAGCGCTATTTCGCCATGTCCGGGCACGAACTTCGCTATCAGAACGGATTCGACTGCCAGGGCCTGTGGGTCGAAGTCGAGGTGGAAAAGCAGCTCGGCCTCGGCACCAAGACCGCGATCAACGATTACGGCATCGATCAGTTCGTGAACGAATGCAAGCGTCGTGTGCTCAATTTCGCGGCTCGCCAGACTGAACAGTCGCAGCGGCTCGGCTACTGGATGGAGTGGGACAGCCCGAACGAACTGCGGAAACTGGCCGAGAACGTTGGCTCAGACGGAGCCATCGAGTACGAAACGGCTCGCGGCGAGAAAGTCTCTGATGCGGCTCATCGGATCGTCTCCAGGCTCGGCAACCCCGACTGGGGCGGGTCGTACTTCACCTTCTCGACCGAGAACAACGAAACGATCTGGACCTTCCTGAAGAAGTGTTTCAATCGCGGCAAGGTCTATCGCGGTCACGATGTCATGCCCTGGTCGGGCCGCAGCGGCAGTGCGTACTCGCAGATGGAAATCGCCGACGGCCGCAAACTGACTGTGCACCGTTCGCTGTTCGTGAAGTTCCCCCTGAAAGAGCGGGAAAACGAAAGCCTGCTCGTCTGGACGACGACGCCGTGGACGCTGACCAGCAACGTCGCGGCCGCTGTGAATCCGGATCTCGATTACCTCAAAGTCCGCATGAAGCGGGACGGGCAGATCTACTACTTCGCCAAAGAGAACCTCAACTACAAGCGACTCGACAAAGAGTTCAAGGAAGGCTTTGGACGACCCGAATGGTCCTGGCCGGACGACATCGGCAAGCTGAAGACGCTGGCCCAGATTCTTAAGGAACAGGGCGGCTTCGAAGAGCTGGGCACCATCAAGGGAGCCGAGATGGTCGGATGGAAATACACCGGCCCCTTCGATGAACTTCCCGCTCAGAGCCAGCCGGGCGGCTATCCTCCGGAAAAGAACCTGATGGACAAGACCGCGGTCGATTGCCATCTGGTCGTCGATGGCGGTCGCGATTCCAAAGGCAACGCCCACGTCGTCGCCGGCGAAGGAACCGGGATTGTCCACACCGCCCCCGGTTGCGGGGATGTCGACCATAAAATCGGGATCGAGCTGGGAATCGTCGGCATTGCTCCACTCGGCGAGAACGGATTGTTCCAGGAAGGCTTCGGCGAATTCACCGGCCGGAATGCGATCGATCAGGAAACGGTCGATCTGGTGATCGAAAAGCTGCAGGAAAAGGGCCTGCTGGTTTCGGTCGAGAAGTATCCGCACATCTATCCGCACTGCTGGCGAACGGGGGACGAACTTGTCTTCCGACTGGTCGACGAATGGTTCATCGACATGGACTGGCGGGAAGAGATCAAGGACGTCACCCGGCAGATCAAATGGCTGCCCGACAGCATCGACGGCCAGAACCGCGAGGTCGAATGGCTGACTAACATGCGGGACTGGATGATCTCCAAGAAACGCTTCTGGGGTCTGGCTCTGCCGATCTGGATCAATCCGGATGATCCGAGTGACTTCGAAGTCATCGGCTCGCTGGCGGAATTGAAAGAACGGGCTGTCGAAGGCTGGGACGTTCTCGAAGGGAATACGCCTCACCGTCCGTGGATCGACGCGGTCAAAATCAAGAGCGAGAAAACCGGGGCGGTTCTGTCTCGCATTGAAGACGTCGGCAACCCGTGGCTCGACGCGGGGATCACCCCCTTCTCCACGATGGGTTACAACACGCATCGCGACATGTGGGAGAAGTGGTACCCGGCCGACTTCGTCACCGAATGTTTCCCCGGCCAGTTCCGTAACTGGTTCTACTCGCTGCTGTCGCTCTCCACGATGATGCGGTACGACGAGACCGATGATCCGGCGATGAAGCGCCCCTTCAAAACGCTGCTCGGACACCGCCTGGTCATGGATGAACTCGGCCGGCCGATGCACAAGTCGGATGGCACGGCGATCTGGTTTGAAGAAGCGGCCGAACAGCTCGGCGTCGATACGCTTCGCTGGATGTACCTGAATCAGAACCCGGCGGTCGATCTGCGTTTCGGCCTGCGGGACAGAGATCAGCCAGTGGCTCTGGAAACGCCCGAAGGGACGATCACCGAAACCCTGGAAGGCTCGCCGACCTGCAAGGTGACCAGCAAGCCGGCCGATGAAATTCGCCGCCAGTTCCTGATTCCGCTGTGGAACTCGTACGCGTTCTTCGTGAACTACGCCCGCCTCGATGAGTTCAACCCGAACGATGAACAGATTCCGTATGCGGACCGGCAGGAGATCGACCGCTGGATTCTGTCCCGGCTGCAGACGTTGATTCAAGTCGCTCACGAGAGCTTTCAGGCGTACGACACGTCCCGCTTCGTGACGACCGCCGGACAGTTCATCGACGATCTGTCGAACTGGTACATCCGCCGCAATCGCCGCCGGTTCTGGCGGAGCAAGGATGTCAACGACAGCGACAAACGAGCCGCCTACCAGACGCTGCACGAAGTGATTGTGACGCTCTGCCAGCTGCTCGCGCCTGTGATCCCCTTCCTGGCGGAGCGGATTTACCAGAATCTGGTGTTCGGCCGGGATCTCGTGGCTGGAAACGCCGACAGTTCCGCGGACTCCAGCTGGCCCGAATCGGTCCATCTCTGCGATTATCCCCAGGTGAAGGCGGAACTGCTCGATGAAGAGCTGAATGCCCGCACCGCGACCGCTCAGCGGGTCGTCAAACTGGGGCACCAGGTTCGCGAGATGACCAACATGCGCGTTCGCCAGCCGCTCGCCGAGATTCGTGTCACATGCAGCGATGCGGCTCAGAAGGCGGCGATCGAACAGTTCGCGGGCGTGATTCAGGACGAGCTCAACGTTAAGAAGATCACCGCGGTCGAGAATCTCGATGGCATCGTTCAGTACGCCTATAAGCCAAATCTGAAGACCGTCGGCCCGAAATATGGCAAGTTACTCGGCAAGATCCGACAGGACCTTCCGAACCTCGACGGACAGCTGCTCGCACCGCTGCGGTCGGGTCAGGCGGTGACGGTCGAAATCGGGGGCGAATCGATCACGCTGGAGCCGGAAGATGTCCTCGTGAGCACCGAGCAGTCGAGCGAATGGGGAACGGCTGACGAGCAGGGTGTCCAGGTGGCGATTTCGACCGTTCTGAGTGAGGAACTCATTGCCGAAGGAATGGCTCGCGACTTCGTCCGACATATCCAGCAGGCCCGCAAGGACGCCAATCTCGAAATCGAAGACCGCATCCAGATTCGCTACGCGGCAGGAGAAGACCAGATCCAGCAGATGATCGAGGCGTGGCAGGACTACATCTCCACCGAAACGCTGGCTGACTCCATCTCCCGTCAGGACAGCGTTCAGAACGGGAAGACGGTCAACGTCGGCGATTTTTCGGTTGATCTCGCAGTAGCGGTCAGCTGA
- a CDS encoding sulfatase family protein, giving the protein MKTVFAFVFAVMIAAASPLSAAERPNILFIFTDDHAPHAIGAYEGWLQNVNPTPNIDKLAEQGMLFRNSFCSNSICGPSRAVIQTGLHSHLNGFMDNGDRFNGDQQTFPKLLQKKGYQTVMLGKWHLGTDPQGFDHWKVLPGQGDYYNPAFKTPKGREVQEGYCTDLVTDEALNWLKEQRDDSKPFMLMCQHKAPHRTWMPPLHYLTLYDDVDIPEPKTLFDEWEDNASPARHQEMEIDGHLNIVFDCFGPPIHGWDPYAGKSVDRSGAKNLEKMTPEQLKQWNAVFDMKNNELKKLNLTGRELIRWKYHRYIRNYLRCVKGVDDSVGRLMDYLKESGLDENTIVIYSSDQGFYLGDHGWYDKRWMYEESLKMPLIAKWPGVIEPGSVNTDLVQNLDYAETFLDIAGVEIPENMQGKSLVPLMKGETPDDWRDAIYYHYYEYPSVHMVAKHRGIRTDRYKLIQFYQFGEWEFYDLQEDPEELTNLYGKEEHAEKIAEMKQKLDQLAEHYKDDSDISEMPDDWKKKMRAES; this is encoded by the coding sequence GTGAAAACAGTCTTTGCATTTGTGTTTGCCGTGATGATCGCGGCTGCGTCTCCGCTGTCCGCAGCCGAACGGCCGAATATTCTGTTCATCTTCACCGACGATCACGCTCCGCACGCCATTGGGGCCTATGAAGGCTGGCTGCAGAATGTGAATCCGACGCCGAACATCGACAAGCTCGCCGAGCAGGGCATGCTGTTCCGCAACAGTTTCTGCTCGAACTCGATCTGCGGACCGAGCCGGGCGGTAATCCAGACCGGCCTGCACAGTCATTTGAACGGTTTTATGGACAACGGCGACCGCTTCAACGGCGATCAGCAGACATTCCCGAAGCTGCTCCAGAAAAAGGGCTATCAAACCGTGATGCTCGGCAAATGGCATCTCGGCACCGATCCGCAGGGATTCGATCACTGGAAGGTGCTGCCCGGTCAGGGAGACTACTACAACCCGGCCTTCAAAACGCCGAAAGGCCGCGAAGTTCAGGAAGGTTACTGCACCGACTTGGTGACCGATGAAGCGCTGAACTGGCTCAAGGAACAACGGGACGACTCAAAGCCGTTCATGCTGATGTGCCAGCACAAGGCCCCGCACCGCACGTGGATGCCTCCCCTGCACTACCTGACGCTGTACGACGATGTCGACATTCCCGAGCCAAAGACGTTGTTCGACGAATGGGAAGACAACGCCAGTCCGGCCCGGCATCAGGAGATGGAAATCGACGGGCATCTGAATATCGTCTTCGACTGCTTTGGCCCGCCGATTCATGGCTGGGACCCGTATGCCGGGAAGTCGGTCGACCGCTCGGGAGCGAAGAACCTCGAGAAGATGACGCCGGAACAGCTGAAGCAGTGGAACGCTGTCTTCGACATGAAGAACAACGAACTGAAGAAGCTGAACCTCACCGGCAGGGAGCTGATCCGCTGGAAGTATCATCGCTACATCCGCAACTACCTTCGTTGCGTGAAAGGTGTCGACGACAGTGTCGGGCGGCTGATGGATTACCTGAAAGAGTCGGGGCTCGATGAGAACACGATCGTCATCTACTCTTCGGACCAGGGTTTCTATCTGGGTGACCACGGCTGGTACGACAAACGCTGGATGTACGAAGAATCGCTGAAGATGCCGCTGATCGCGAAGTGGCCGGGTGTCATCGAGCCGGGTTCTGTGAATACCGACCTCGTCCAGAACCTCGATTACGCCGAGACGTTCCTCGACATCGCCGGAGTCGAAATTCCTGAGAACATGCAGGGCAAATCGCTGGTGCCGCTGATGAAGGGAGAAACTCCGGACGACTGGCGGGACGCGATTTATTACCACTACTACGAGTACCCCAGCGTGCACATGGTCGCGAAGCATCGGGGCATCCGTACCGATCGCTACAAGCTGATTCAGTTCTATCAGTTCGGCGAATGGGAGTTCTACGATCTGCAGGAAGATCCGGAAGAACTGACCAACCTGTACGGCAAGGAAGAGCATGCCGAGAAAATCGCCGAGATGAAGCAGAAGCTCGACCAACTGGCCGAGCATTACAAAGATGATTCGGACATCAGCGAGATGCCCGACGACTGGAAGAAGAAAATGCGAGCCGAGTCCTGA
- the hpnC gene encoding squalene synthase HpnC, with protein sequence MTLAEAEEYTRTLAHTHYENFPVVTKLLPRDLRQPFYNVYAFCRWADDLGDEVESSEESLSLLAWWRSGLEDCLNNRAQHPVYVALGHTIRQRNVPPDLFHDLISAFERDQRQTRYETFADLQSYCVQSANPVGRILLHLAEAANDETLRLSDDVCTGLQLINFWQDVHRDLQIGRVYLPQEDLNRYGVNESDLAHGRSTPAFQRLLAFQVDRAEQLLLSGGPLGQRVPRNIRFDIRLFALGGLHLCDKIRQIDYRVLEQRPKLSKADLLSLAWKATTGTGFRK encoded by the coding sequence GTGACGCTGGCCGAAGCCGAAGAATACACGCGGACACTCGCTCACACCCATTACGAGAACTTCCCGGTCGTTACGAAACTGCTCCCCCGCGACCTGCGGCAACCGTTCTACAACGTCTACGCCTTTTGCCGCTGGGCCGATGACCTTGGCGATGAAGTCGAATCGAGCGAGGAATCCCTCTCGCTGCTTGCCTGGTGGCGAAGCGGGCTCGAAGATTGCCTGAACAACCGCGCTCAGCATCCCGTTTATGTCGCCCTCGGCCATACGATCCGCCAGCGGAACGTGCCGCCCGATCTGTTCCACGATCTGATTTCAGCGTTCGAACGCGACCAGCGGCAAACCCGCTACGAGACCTTCGCCGATCTGCAATCTTACTGCGTACAGAGCGCCAACCCTGTCGGGCGAATCCTGCTGCATCTGGCCGAGGCGGCGAACGACGAAACACTCCGGCTCTCTGATGATGTCTGCACCGGACTGCAACTGATCAACTTCTGGCAGGACGTACATCGCGATCTGCAAATCGGAAGAGTCTATCTGCCGCAGGAAGATTTGAATCGCTACGGCGTCAACGAAAGTGATCTCGCTCACGGCCGGTCAACGCCCGCGTTTCAAAGGCTGCTCGCATTCCAGGTCGATCGAGCCGAGCAGCTTCTACTCAGCGGCGGCCCGCTCGGCCAGCGCGTCCCGCGGAACATCCGCTTCGATATCCGCCTGTTCGCCCTCGGCGGCCTGCATCTCTGCGACAAAATTCGGCAGATCGACTACCGAGTCCTCGAACAGCGCCCCAAACTCTCCAAAGCCGACCTGCTCAGCCTCGCCTGGAAAGCCACCACGGGCACCGGCTTCCGGAAGTAA
- a CDS encoding ATP-binding protein, translating to MSLKTLSSRLAPWIGGGVALLICLAGVLLIESFENERYHHEVRADIVEELGLIRSRAESAVNARMSLTIALRAFVSSDPSVAIDPERFGRLGATMISATPGIRNIALSRGTTICNVWPYEPNKEALGVNLLEIPHQREAIEHVMSTKDPVLAGPLKLIQGGGKAFINRASIFVPDPDDPASEKYWGMAAIVIDGQTLLDEVLQGAPKSLEIAIRGKDGRGDAGEYFYGSEDIEQREPIRQGISLLGGSWQILAAPMHGWQAHSPYVYSIRILGGIGSILVALTLGCLITANIRSRNAKLVAEDASRAKTQFLGRMSHEIRTPLTAISGFTEELRNVMKSEDALEHIEVIERNSDHLMLIVNDILDVAQIESRKMKINHTRFDLLSLINDVVNLYKPQAERNGVDFKAIIADDVPRQIHSDPVRIRQVLMNLVGNAIKFTKDGLVEIEVESRTLDLAMREIQFIVRDTGIGISSKVLPHIFEPFVQEDASTNRRFGGTGLGLVICRSLCRCLGGEVSVKSEVGKGSEFLATLKVEVRPERPLAVDDNRPNRSSLAHALDGRKILLAEDGIDNQRLVQFIIEKAGAEIVIVENGQQALDVMNSNEASSIDVILMDMQMPIVDGYTATRRLREQQHTLPIIALTAHVFPGEIERCLKAGCDVYMSKPIDRRALIEKIREMIGNAAQGRPSGPMRDQPSWHRVRNNNIRMDRHG from the coding sequence ATGTCCCTCAAGACACTTTCATCTCGACTGGCCCCCTGGATCGGGGGGGGAGTCGCACTGCTGATCTGCCTGGCCGGAGTTCTCCTGATCGAGAGCTTCGAGAATGAACGCTATCACCACGAAGTCCGTGCCGATATCGTTGAAGAACTTGGATTGATTCGTTCCCGGGCAGAATCGGCCGTCAACGCCCGGATGTCGCTCACGATCGCACTCCGCGCTTTTGTTTCTTCCGATCCCAGTGTCGCCATTGACCCCGAGCGTTTCGGCCGTCTCGGCGCGACCATGATTTCGGCCACTCCGGGCATCCGCAATATCGCCCTTTCTCGCGGTACGACCATCTGCAACGTCTGGCCGTATGAGCCGAACAAAGAAGCTCTAGGCGTCAATCTGCTCGAGATTCCCCACCAGCGCGAAGCGATTGAACACGTCATGTCCACGAAGGATCCGGTGCTGGCCGGCCCGTTGAAGCTCATACAGGGGGGCGGAAAGGCTTTTATCAATCGTGCGTCTATCTTCGTGCCTGATCCTGATGACCCAGCCTCCGAAAAGTACTGGGGAATGGCGGCAATCGTCATCGACGGGCAGACGCTCCTCGACGAAGTCCTTCAAGGGGCTCCCAAGTCGCTGGAGATCGCGATCCGTGGGAAGGACGGAAGAGGAGACGCTGGCGAGTACTTCTACGGAAGCGAAGACATCGAACAGCGGGAGCCGATCCGACAGGGGATTTCGCTGTTGGGAGGCTCCTGGCAGATTCTGGCAGCTCCAATGCATGGCTGGCAGGCCCATTCGCCTTACGTCTATTCCATTCGGATTCTCGGAGGCATCGGCTCGATTCTTGTCGCGCTGACTCTCGGATGTCTGATCACGGCCAATATCCGCTCGCGTAATGCGAAACTGGTTGCTGAAGACGCGTCCCGGGCAAAGACTCAGTTCCTGGGGCGAATGAGTCACGAGATCCGCACTCCGCTGACAGCCATCTCCGGCTTCACCGAAGAACTGCGGAATGTCATGAAGTCGGAGGATGCGCTGGAGCACATTGAAGTCATCGAGCGGAACAGCGATCACCTGATGCTGATCGTCAACGACATCCTTGACGTCGCGCAGATCGAATCCCGAAAGATGAAGATCAACCACACGCGGTTCGATCTCCTTTCCCTGATCAACGACGTTGTGAACCTCTACAAGCCGCAGGCCGAGCGAAACGGCGTCGATTTCAAAGCCATCATTGCCGACGACGTGCCAAGACAAATCCATTCCGATCCTGTCCGCATCCGTCAGGTATTGATGAACCTCGTCGGAAACGCCATCAAGTTTACGAAAGATGGGTTGGTCGAGATCGAGGTCGAGTCGCGAACACTGGATCTGGCAATGAGAGAAATTCAATTCATCGTTCGCGATACGGGGATTGGAATCTCATCCAAAGTTCTGCCGCACATTTTTGAACCCTTCGTCCAGGAAGATGCTTCCACGAACCGTCGGTTCGGCGGGACAGGCCTGGGGCTGGTCATCTGCCGTAGCCTCTGCCGGTGTCTCGGCGGTGAAGTCTCGGTCAAAAGCGAAGTCGGTAAGGGGAGCGAATTTCTCGCGACCCTCAAAGTCGAAGTTCGTCCCGAGCGGCCGCTCGCGGTGGATGACAACCGGCCGAACAGATCCTCGCTGGCGCATGCTCTCGACGGCCGCAAGATTCTGTTGGCCGAAGACGGGATCGACAATCAGCGGCTCGTCCAGTTCATTATTGAAAAGGCGGGAGCCGAGATCGTCATCGTCGAGAACGGACAGCAGGCCCTGGACGTGATGAACTCGAACGAAGCTTCTTCAATCGATGTCATCCTGATGGATATGCAGATGCCGATCGTCGATGGCTACACCGCGACCCGCAGGCTCCGCGAGCAGCAGCACACGCTGCCTATCATTGCCCTCACAGCTCACGTCTTTCCCGGTGAGATCGAACGATGCTTGAAGGCGGGCTGCGATGTCTACATGTCCAAGCCGATTGATCGCCGGGCTCTCATCGAGAAGATTCGCGAGATGATCGGCAACGCCGCTCAGGGACGGCCCAGCGGTCCGATGCGAGACCAGCCGAGTTGGCATCGAGTCAGGAACAACAACATCCGCATGGATCGACACGGCTGA
- a CDS encoding alpha/beta hydrolase family protein: MRIFVAAMTICLLLPHAASAQRERRISPERLEQIRNYLAGRNEESIPAQIDPQNSELYGTEAGTFSFEAHEFDLDDATRGKTLPLRITVPEVEGALPLIVHCHGAGGSRDGYEPLVEHWASHGYVVIQPTFGDSISLLTPAERREFGSIGDFVNSPAVTRVWNERPQDVTFLLDSLDRLEETIPELKGKIDREKMAVTGHSYGAHTTMLLSGLDIPGVGQQLSEPRFQCAIAISPQGTGGLFQPAGYKSIRGPILMITGDNDGTPRRGRESSKGEWRKEAFDHLAPGEKYLLWIDGAHHNFGGISGVRTRANTGPVAPDHSLLVKSTTLTFLDCYLKGNSVAKDALHSPEFRQRAADLASLTVK; this comes from the coding sequence ATGCGAATTTTTGTAGCTGCCATGACCATCTGCCTGCTTCTCCCTCATGCGGCCTCGGCTCAGAGAGAACGGCGGATCTCGCCGGAGCGGTTGGAGCAGATCCGGAACTATCTGGCCGGCAGAAACGAAGAATCGATTCCGGCTCAGATCGATCCGCAGAACTCCGAGCTCTACGGCACCGAGGCGGGGACGTTTAGTTTCGAGGCCCATGAGTTCGACCTGGACGATGCGACTCGTGGCAAGACGCTTCCGCTGCGAATCACAGTGCCGGAGGTCGAAGGGGCTCTTCCGTTGATCGTCCATTGCCACGGAGCCGGCGGCTCGCGTGACGGTTACGAGCCGCTCGTCGAGCACTGGGCCAGTCACGGCTATGTCGTCATTCAGCCGACGTTCGGCGATTCGATTTCGTTGCTGACGCCTGCAGAACGCCGGGAGTTTGGTTCGATCGGCGACTTCGTTAACTCGCCCGCCGTCACGCGTGTCTGGAACGAACGACCGCAGGATGTGACGTTCCTTCTCGATTCGCTCGATCGGCTGGAAGAGACGATTCCTGAACTGAAGGGGAAGATCGATCGCGAAAAGATGGCCGTCACCGGGCACTCTTACGGAGCGCATACCACGATGCTCCTCAGCGGGCTCGATATCCCGGGGGTGGGGCAGCAGCTTTCCGAACCACGCTTTCAATGTGCAATCGCCATCAGTCCACAGGGGACGGGCGGGTTGTTCCAGCCGGCGGGTTACAAATCAATCCGCGGCCCCATTCTGATGATTACCGGCGATAACGACGGCACGCCGCGGCGGGGTCGGGAGAGCAGCAAAGGTGAATGGCGGAAAGAAGCGTTCGATCATCTCGCGCCCGGCGAGAAGTATCTGTTGTGGATTGACGGAGCCCACCATAACTTCGGCGGCATCAGCGGTGTTCGCACTCGGGCGAATACGGGACCCGTCGCTCCCGATCATTCGCTGCTCGTGAAAAGTACAACGCTCACGTTTCTCGACTGCTATCTGAAAGGCAACTCGGTTGCGAAGGACGCTCTGCATTCGCCAGAATTCCGCCAGCGAGCCGCCGATCTGGCCTCGCTGACCGTGAAGTAA